ACTTAGCCGCTTCGAACACCCTCAAGCGTACAAACACTTCGTTAGAAGCTGCCACGTGGCTGTCGGAGACGGTCGAGAGGTTGGTTCCGTGAGGGAGGTCCGAGTCGTCTCTGGTCTTCCCGCAACGTTTAGCTTAGAGAGACTTGAGATCATGGACGAGGATCGCCACGTTATGAGTTTTAGCGTCGTGGGTGGGGATCACAGGCTTCAGAACTACAGATCGGTGACGACGGTGCACGAGTCGACGGACGATAGCAAGAAGACACGTGTCATTGAGTCATACGTCGTTGACGTACCTGCGGGTAACGATAAAGAAGAGACTTGTAGCTTCGCCGATACCATCGTACGTTGCAACTTGCAATCGCTGGCAAAACTCGCCGAGAACCCACATAAATTCTCGTAATTACattcttaatataattatttatcaattatcttttctttaaaaaaaatccaaattaaataaaatgaagatGGCTTTGTTTTTTCGAAGTTAGGGTTTTAAGGTTTGTTAAATGTTCGTTTCGAGGATACTTTAGTTTACCTTTAAGATCATATCTTCTTGAActcttttgtatatataaatctCTCGTagctttaaaataaacaaaacattgtTTGTTTCGGTTCTTTCcataatatctatattattaaaagagaagtacacatataaattGTCCCtaagttttcaaatttatttacacTACTATGCCACTAAGAATTAAATAAGTTAccaattttaatgtttgtctttttcagttgagttaatgt
This genomic stretch from Raphanus sativus cultivar WK10039 chromosome 3, ASM80110v3, whole genome shotgun sequence harbors:
- the LOC130510212 gene encoding abscisic acid receptor PYL6-like → MPTSIQFQRYSYSTAVEAANATVSTYHHHHHHHHKQLQKVSLTRGMADVPDHVELSHTHVVGLSQCFSVVVQDVDAPSSAVWSILSRFEHPQAYKHFVRSCHVAVGDGREVGSVREVRVVSGLPATFSLERLEIMDEDRHVMSFSVVGGDHRLQNYRSVTTVHESTDDSKKTRVIESYVVDVPAGNDKEETCSFADTIVRCNLQSLAKLAENPHKFS